The Capsicum annuum cultivar UCD-10X-F1 chromosome 3, UCD10Xv1.1, whole genome shotgun sequence genomic sequence TCATTCCcgacgaaaaaaataaaatttttatacacAATGCGTGAACACAATATCTCTAATTAAAAATAGAGCAATCCCACTTTTTATATAGAGGCGGAGCCAACTTAGTAATAGAAGGTTTGTTATGCTattaatacatgattaaaatgatttttatgtatatattatagatGTTAAACCTCCCTCGCTTGGTAagtttttctttagattttaaaCTCTACCAGTAGAAATTGTGGTTCCGCCTCTCATTTTAAGTGTCGAGACTATTCCGATATGTCATCGACTTTCATTAtttatcctttcttttctttaggaTGACAGAACATTGTTacaaattttatattattctcTAGGAAATTAAGATCATGAATACTGTCAGTGGATTCTGTCCAGTTTCAGCAAGGAAAAAAAGGACATTTATGCTTGCCTCCAAAAAGATAATGAAGAAACTAAGGGCAAGAAATGACAGAATCAATGGGAATGTAGTCCAAGAAGCAGTTTTAATAATTTGATGGTAAATACAAATATGGCTCAACTTAAAACAACAGGGAGTTAGGTATACTTGGACAAATAGGGAGTGGATTATCCCAAAATGGCACAAATAGAGGCCAGTGCTGTGGATCCCTTATTTCTCAGAGCATTTTCCACTAGCTATTAAGGGtgcaaaatcatttaatttttctaataaatctACTACAGCAGAGTGGAATAAATTTGTTGTGTGGTTAAAGTTACAGAAAGTGAAGCAAGTATGAAAAATGCAAGGCGTTTACGGTGTTCTTCGCCTCATCTGCTACAGGGAAGAGAGATAAATTGAAGAGATAATCTCCTTTCTAGCTCCAGATTCCAGTGTTCGTGGAAAGGAGCAGCAGAACAATAGAAATGTATGTTCATGTTTCAGTAGATTTCGTAATTTccttaaatattgtatttttaCAAGAGTAGTGTCAATGCGGGAAGAAGGAAAAGACGAGTCATTCAATTTCTATCTGTTGTGGGGTGGTGTCCTCCTCTGCTTGGTCATCACTGGCCTCAATTTCTTCAGCTGTAACTCCTGAGGCCTCAACTGTTCTAGCAACCCATTCCTTCAGAGGATCTTCATTCAAATCAAGTCTTAGAAGCCCAGCAAATATCCCTCCCGCAAAGGCAACAGGTTCCTGCATATTTTGGGGGAAAAGTTCCCAAATGAGAAAGCTCGACAGAACAAGTGTCTAACACATGGGATTTTCCAGGCAATTAAAGACCTGATCATCATCCGTAATGTAGAAACAGACATAAATTTAGAGCATCAAATCTTAAATGCAtaatcttctttttgttttttatttttcgtaACATCATACAGTCCAGCTTCCCCACTCTTTACTGGCATCCCCTTCTGTGAAAGAGTGTATACATGGATTTGTGCAACTACCTTTGATGTAGGAAAATGACAGTAAATTCAACTAGGTAGTAGGCTATTTAGTCCCACAATGAACACGGAGAAATGATCTAAGCCTCCAAAAGATAACCTTCTCCTCCAAAGAGAtgattttcacaaagttgactcgaGTTTCCTCACCATGCTCTAGCTTTTCTTCCACTACCGAGCCCTATTGAATTTTAGTATTAGAATAGCAGAAACATTAGATTTGATATTGGCTCAAAGAAAATATTGAAGACAGAGAACTTTTATTTCTTGAATGGTCTGGGGAGATATAGTAGTTTGCTACCATGTTTAGATGGCCAAGTAATACAAAAGAACCTTTCCTCCTCTACTTTTGCTCTTACGATTTTATTCTGTTACAGTTTTTCCTTCTCTCTTcgcttcccccccccccccccccccacacacacacacacacacagagatgCCATACAAACTACCAACCATCAGCAAGAACACGCAAGCTTTTTAACTTAATTTGAAACTGTGATAATAATGTAAAATGCCATTCATATTGTTTGTGTGATATCATATGATGCAAAATCTACTTGTATCAATAAGCACAGATGTCATTAGCTATCAAAATAGTATGATTCAGAGCCTTCTAGATATGAGAACAACACAAAAGCTTAACAGTGACACCACTGGCACAAACTAGTGACATCAGATGATTTAGTTACAAGGCAGTGTGGAACTCTTCAATAAAGTAACATGGGCATAACTTTAGAAAAGTCATTGTGGGACTGGACTTCTAGAATTTTTATAATACTAATGAAAATCAGCACGATGTCATTATCTCAACTTCCCAGCAGATGCACCTGTCAGATTTTGAAGGGCACTAAGAAGAGAACAACATGAGATGGGAACAATAACAACTCAATAAGAACTGCATCATCTCACATAAAAAAAAAGGCTCTAGTAGCAGAAGAAATACTTAAGCATAACTACTAATCAAATGTCTCAAATTTTTCCAATCATGTTGAGctttaaggaaaaaattaagCCTGAAAATCAACATTTCGGAATTAATCTAACTTCTGCTTATTATGATTAGAGTTCCTTAATGAGGCGATATGTCCATCAGAATTGTCTTTCTAGAGTTTCTAACTTTCCCAGCAGAGCTGAAGAGTTCAACAGCTTCTGTCATGGATTTCGGTGTATGCACTCTGCATTGTGTTCTTACTTTCTGGTTAAGGATTTCAATCCAGTAACCAAGCACACCGAGCCTTAGGTTTCTTTGTTGTTCAGAGGAGCTAAGCAATAAACTAGCTCGGCAGCATACACCTCATCTTGGTAGCAACCACATACTACACCATGTCAAATACTGCTAAACTGGAGAACTATATAATAAAAGTGAACAACCTTGGTATTCTGGAGTTCCGAGTAGAAATGAACATAAGTTAAGCAGCTCACTCGGAATTCTGATACCCACGAGTACGCTTGGAACTTCTAGGATGTTCCATTAAGAATTACATAAAGCTAACCAACCAGGATGAGCTCCTATATCTTTCACTACAGAAGATATTAACAGTAGGAACACCCTTCCTCCACTCCAATCCGGGCACCAAAAATATTGACCTACACAAGTAATGCCCACCACTCACCAGTAATACTAACCGTCGTGTAAGGCTCAAAACAATTTTCCCTCATTTTCAATTTGTTTGccttactttcttttttaatctgtttaaaaaagaatgtccATTTTGGCAACTATCTAATTCTAACTtcccacatgacatgtttaataccataagattaaagaacattttgatacatttcgcatatctttagtttaagactacaagattcaaaagtctcactattttcttaaaatcCAAGTCAAgttaaaacaacacaaacaaattaACTAGCTTTAATTACAATTTTCTAAGAAGCAGATATGATAGCATCTTGTATGAAACGAATTAACTAAGAACTTCTCTAAACAATTGCAAAAATCCCCCTTTTTTTGGTTGTGAACATACAGCACCATTTCGTACTCCTGGCGGAACTGGAATCTTCATGATAACAGAAAGAACACTACAggaattacctttagatttataggTTTATAGAAATTACCTTGACAGCTTGTTTGAGAATGGGTTCTTGGAAGGGATTGAAGAAAAACGCATTGACACGAAAACCAAAAGGCTTAGCAGTTGCTGATAACGGTGATGTTCGACAAGGTAATCGTTTACCAAATACGGCAGCTTTCCATTTCGTCTGTAGACGGAAAAATGAATATGAGTCAGCAGAATTAACAAGAAGCAAACAGTAACAGTACAGTGGAGAGTGACAATGAAATTAAGTAACTGTAGAACAAGAAGCTGCTGCCGCTGCAGAAATCAGAACCATAGACGACATCTTCTTCCAACTATTGGCTCAAATCCGGCTCGACCGAGCCCAAAAGCCAACTAGATGTCCGCCTATAATGGATGTAACGGACTAGCTtgtttctccaaaaaaaaataaaaaataagacaattAATTACAcgaaaatgtctaaattcaaatttcattttccagacattttaatttattggcttattctatacaattttaatacatatattatacatataaatattttatatgaaaattatatagttttaatacataatttatacaataattatagagtttttacatattttatattagaattatataatttgtatacactttctatacatatttaatatatatacatatttgatagaattatacaatttctatacatatatctcatatacatacatatttttataacaattatactatttttatataattatatttaataattatttaaaagaaaaaaatagaatgtttttcagttaaaaaaattatagcaaaaaaaattgaatatttttagaaaaagactAAATGACTCAAGTTGgaaactgtatcagtattgtatatggactatatcaatatggtatataaaCTGTATCTGAACTATATAGGCCAAAATGTTCCAAATTAGGATGGCTATAATGTGAAAATAAACTAGTTGACTGACTATTTTTTGGTAAAATGTCAAACTTGagctatttgttttaaaattgGTCATGTGGTATCTCCCTCCTCGCCCCCatccaccccccacccccacccaaaAAAAGGTCAGATAATATAAATCTCCACAGTTTAAAGCTTAATTACGAAAAAATTTGTCATTTTACATAATCACTGAAAATCATTTTAAatctgtcgagatatataattagctcctaatgcattcaatgaaaatatatttttcctttgtaaagatacataattagctttcgatatattttttttgattttgaatctatcgagatacataattagcttctgatATATGAAGATTGAAGATACATTTTTCTCAGAATTAATtggaatttttataattactttataagggccaagatttatataatataataatttaagatgtatttttatgttattgtaaaaaaaaaaaaacaaaaataacctTTATAAGGTGGTCTCaatatttttgcctttttatATGAATGACGTTTTAACTTTTTCTCATAAAACACATATTTAAGTTATTTCAAAATAGTGAACTTGTGTAATTAATCAGAAGTTTTGTTTTATAACTAAAAAACATATAGTATGTTTTAACTTTTGTCCATTAAATACCATAGAGTACCTCATAAATTAGACCTAACTATATAGTATAAACAATTCATGAGACCCAAGTAAACTTTTGTAAAAcgaaaaggttcaaaaatacccttaaactatttgaaatagctTAAAAATATCCCTTGTTAAATTTTTGGCTCTAAAATACCCCTCCGCtaaatatttagctcaaaaatgttcCTTCCTCTAACAGAATTCCACCAAAGATGCCACTTGAATAAAAATAGTCGAGAAAATGGccaaatacccccccccccccccccaaacctttaccccaaattttAACTACACATTTATACTTTACTAGGAcccccctaaactattttaaagtggaattattacccccTCCCCTTCCGAAAACTGACAACCAGTTATTTGGGATGTGGTGTGATGCACACGCCAACAACATTTTTACACGtgtttttatcacttttttttcatttaatttgcttttttcattttgttttattcatgttcttccacaataattttttctccattctttttttttttttgtgttcctTTCTCTTCATTTGAATTTCTTCAATCTCAAACCCTCGTGAGATCCCTTgttaaatattaaattcaaaGTTGACTATTAAAcccaaaatttagaaaaaaataaacctTTGTTAAGTATAATGTATAAACAACTCAAGTGGGCTTCGTACATTTGCTTCAGGAACGAAAATTCTCATTTATGTATTTGTTATGTGAATTCAATTGCAAATTCGATGTTCAATTGAAACtcaataattactatttttttcaagaaaggtGATGTTGAGGAAGCACGCAAATAGTTCGATGAAATGCCCCAAAAGAATATAGGAACTGTATGATTTCTGGGTATGTAAGAAATGAGATGTTAGATTATGCTCAACAAATGTTTGATACAATGCCAAGTAAAAATGTCGTTTTCcaatcttgtttttttttttaatctatcaactatgaaaattgatgttgaatttatgattgtgaaaaaaattggtattgattttgattttggtgCTGATTTGATtgtttcaatttaaaaaaatgttGATTTGAATGATGGTTTATGGTTTGAGATTGAAAATTCAACTGATGTAAAGTCAAAAGATTTCAAGATTCCACAAAATATGTATAGAGCATTGTTGGAAGTTTATGTTTCATTTCATGAGAATGATGAGTCTTGGTATGGTAATTCGATTAATGAGTATGTAATTTTGACTAATCTAAGTGTTCCGAGGAATGGAGTT encodes the following:
- the LOC107862747 gene encoding UPF0426 protein At1g28150, chloroplastic isoform X1, which encodes MSSMVLISAAAAASCSTTKWKAAVFGKRLPCRTSPLSATAKPFGFRVNAFFFNPFQEPILKQAVKGSVVEEKLEHGEETRVNFVKIISLEEKEPVAFAGGIFAGLLRLDLNEDPLKEWVARTVEASGVTAEEIEASDDQAEEDTTPQQIEIE
- the LOC107862747 gene encoding UPF0426 protein At1g28150, chloroplastic isoform X2; translation: MSSMVLISAAAAASCSTTKWKAAVFGKRLPCRTSPLSATAKPFGFRVNAFFFNPFQEPILKQAVKEPVAFAGGIFAGLLRLDLNEDPLKEWVARTVEASGVTAEEIEASDDQAEEDTTPQQIEIE